Proteins from a genomic interval of Toxotes jaculatrix isolate fToxJac2 chromosome 5, fToxJac2.pri, whole genome shotgun sequence:
- the cracr2aa gene encoding EF-hand calcium-binding domain-containing protein 4B — protein MAAFTAPCAITNTTTAAVARTALQRQRSSEEEGKCENGDVGQNTILEKTREFFQMCDIENKGFITRRDMQRLNGELPLSAEELENVFDTLDSDGNGYLTLDEFSSGFSEFLFGQTISVEESMGDKNLCKSSPEVLYQTQWEESLARGDEDEEEKHFCMLMESLGANSVFEDPAEVRSLWAQLRRDEPHLLSNFEDFLARVTSQIIEANQEKREMESALKRKAATHDDEIQRLYEEMEQQIKNEKDRIVLQDYERFLSRSQELELQLSSKEKELEQLFQKQRRLEHQCQDLHSEQHVTKVENVKLKQTNDELARELDHTSQELVLAQEQLSLLQEQSTRLHEEKELEIYRLTEGVQRERASLLKQLDLLREMNKHLRDERDMCYQNPKNSKKTLSLKQTPLISAVKHSNSNVFKSGDEEEFISSSARQDLANGSCQPSCPAETRGHLQRIISIEEDHLPHLLQNDCQAQSPLHECSEGEEVSDSEENIDLVMSDIYPCASSAQQQQQSEGNVEKRETPTSPRGQPVGKETSINEEGGPSPPDRLFKIVLVGNSSVGKTSLLRRFCDDCFHPGTSATVGIDYSVKTITVDNSQVALQMWDTAGQERYRSITKQFFRKADGVVVMYDITAEQSFTAVRQWLTSVKEGAGEDIPIMLLGNKTDKEIERQVQKGVGDRLAKDCHMTFYECSACSGHNVMESMVHLARILKEQEDREKEKTVMLVSSPPEKKRSCCG, from the exons ATGGCAGCTTTTACTGCCCCTTGTGCCATCACCAATACCACGACCGCCGCGGTGGCCCGGACTGCATTGCAAAGGCAAAGAAGCAGCGAAGAGGAGGGCAAATGTGAGAACGGGGACGTGGGACAAAACACCATCCTGGAGAAAACCCGCGAGTTCTTCCAGATGTGTGACATCGAGAACAAGGGCTTCATCACTCGACGTGACATGCAG AGGCTGAATGGCGAGCTCCCTCTCAGtgcagaggagctggagaacgTATTCGATACCCTCGATTCCGACGGCAACGGATACCTTACCCTTGATGAGTTCTCCTCAGGCTTCA GTGAGTTTTTATTTGGCCAGACGATTTCTGTGGAGGAAAGCATGGGGGACAAAAACCTGTGTAAGAGCTCGCCAGAGGTCCTGTACCAGACCCAATGGGAGGAGAGCCTGGCAAGAggagatgaggatgaagaggagaaacacTTCTGCATGTTAATGGAGAGCCTCGGAGCCAACAGTGTCTTTGAAGA TCCTGCTGAGGTGCGCAGTTTGTGGGCCCAGCTGCGCCGGGATGAACCACACCTTTTATCCAATTTTGAGGACTTCTTGGCCAGAGTGACGTCCCAGATCATAGAGGCCAACcaggagaagagggagatggagagcgCTCTCAAAAG aaaagcagcaacacacGATGATGAGATCCAGCGTCTGTATGAAGAAATGGagcagcaaataaaaaatgaaaaagacaggaTTGTGCTACAG GACTATGAGCGATTTCTGTCTCGGAGTCAGgaactggagctgcagctgtccAGTAAAGAGAAAGAGCTGGAACAACTCTTCCAGAAACAGAGAAGG TTGGAGCATCAGTGCCAGGACCTTCACAGTGAACAACATGTGACCAAGGTGGAGAATGTGAAGCTGAAACAGACGAATGACGAGTTAGCACGGGAGCTGGATCACACCAGCCAAGAGCTTGTCTTGGCGCAGGAGCAGCTGAGTCTGCTGCAGGAGCAGTCCACACGGCTTCACGAGGAGAAGGAGTT GGAAATTTACAGACTGACTGAGGGAGTTCAGCGAGAGCGAGCAAGCCTCCTCAAACAACTGGACCTTTTGAG GGAAATGAACAAACATTTACGGGATGAAAGGGACATGTGCTATCAG AATCCAAAGAATTCCAAGAAAACTCTGAGTTTGAAGCAGACGCCTTTAATCAGTGCTGTGAAACACTCAAactcaaatgtcttcaagaG TGGGGATGAGGAGGAGTTCATCTCCAGCTCCGCGCGGCAGGACCTAGCCAATGGGTCATGCCAGCCATCTTGCCCGGCAGAGACAAGGGGGCACCTTCAGAGGATCATCTCCATCGAAGAGGACCACCTCCCACACTTGCTCCAGAATGACTGTCAGGCTCAATCCCCTCTTCACGAGTGTAGTGAAGGAGAGGAAGTCTCCGACAGTGAGGAGAATATAGACTTGGTGATGAGCGATATTTACCCGTGTGCGTCTtctgcccagcagcagcaacagtcagAGGGAAATGTGGAGAAAAGGGAAACCCCCACATCTCCAAGGGGTCAGCCTGTTGGCAAGGAAACCAGCATAAAT GAGGAAGGCGGCCCCTCGCCTCCTGACCGCCTCTTCAAGATCGTTCTGGTGGGGAACTCTAGTGTGGGAAAGACCTCCCTCCTTCGACGATTTTGTGACGACTGCTTCCACCCTGGCACTTCTGCCACTGTGG GTATAGACTACAGTGTAAAGACAATAACTGTGGACAACAGCCAGGTGGCACTGCAGATGTGGGATACAGCAGGACAGGAAAG gTATCGAAGCATCACCAAACAGTTCTTTCGCAAGGCTGACGGTGTTGTTGTGATGTATGACATCACAGCCGAGCAGAGCTTCACCGCTGTCAGGCAGTGGCTGACAAGTGTAAAG GAGGGTGCAGGCGAGGACATTCCCATCATGCTTTtgggaaacaaaacagacaaggaGATTGAAAGACAAGTCCAGAAGGGAGTGGGTGACAGACTAGCCAag GACTGCCATATGACTTTCTATGAGTGCAGTGCGTGCTCCGGACACAACGTGATGGAGTCCATGGTTCATTTGGCCAG AATTCTGAAGGAacaagaggacagagaaaaggagaagactGTCATGCTGGTCAGCAGCCccccagagaagaagagatcCTGCTGCGGTtga